ttttgtttaaaagCTAAGTAAGAAAATCATTTATCGGCATAGAAGCTCTCTATGGCTGTGGTACCAAATGACCACAAAGTTTATAATATCACagcctggaggtcagaagttggaaACTGGGTCTCACTGGATTGAAATCACTATGCTGGGAAGGCTACCTTCTTTTCTATGAGGTTTTAGGAGAGAATCTATTTCTTAGCCCTCTCCAGTTTCTAGAGAACATCTACATTCCTTGGCTTGGGGTCCCCTCTATCGTCAAACCCGGAGACCGAATGAGTCCCTCCGACCTGTTTTCATATCATGTCTCtgactcttcctcctctctcccatGTAAGGCCTTGGCACTTGCATTGAGTCCAATAGCATAATTCAGAGTCTCATCTCAGAATTCTTAATCATACCCACAAAGTCTTTTTTGCCACTTAAGAGAGCATATTCATCGGTTCCAGACATTAGCACATGAGGACCGTTGCTGGAGGTGGAAGATTATTCTGCCCACATGTGGTTATATTTAACACTGTATTACAGTGTCGTTCAATTTAAGTAGCAAATTAATAAGCCCTATGGCATTATTGAAGACAATTCTGATTATAGAAGGCAGATGAAATTTTGCAATAAATCATACACAATTTTATCTGTTTAACATAAGGTGAATTCTAACTAGATTAACATCTACAGTGCAATCTCTGGATGTACAGTAACACTTGAAGCTAAAGTTATCTTCAACCTATTAATTGGTACCTGAGTTGAAGAGCTGTCATAGCAAGGACAGAttcagaagacaggaagtggCGAGTCCCTCTTTTGTGAATTATGCTGACATCTTACTCTATAAGTATTTTAAACCACAGAGCGTAATTGTCTCAAATTTGTACTGTATATAAACAATGATTTAGAGGTAAGTTATATTGCTGTCTGATCTTAGAAACTTGTGATTTTTCCtagaatgaagtttttttttaatcaaatattgGTGGATCCcattttttgtcaattttattttgcattgaaGATAAACAGTgcctagcattaaaaaaaaactatttctctTCAGCACATTTTATAAAATCAGGAGGTGTTTTGAAGGAATTCTAGAGATATAccttaaaaagcataaaataatttgcatttttgctGGCTGaatgtgtttaaaaattattcaaagattTACAATGTGCCAGTCGTGTCTTTAGATGGTGAAAGTACACAGTTAACAAAATAGGCACAAATCCTTATTCACATGAAGCTTGCCTTCTAGCCTGAAGAGATAAACACAAAACACAAGGTAGTGTCAGATGGTGTtaagaaaagtgaagaaaaatagtCATAGGACCTCTGAGCAGGTGGCTTTTGAGCAAAGTCCTGAAGTACATGAGGGGATGGATGGCCTTGCATGGATGGAGGAGGAGCCCCAGGCAAGGGGAGCAGCAGAGGCAAAGGCCTGGGCTCGGGGCTCTTGCAAAGTGGGGACAGAGGACAAGGAAGCCACCATCGCTGCAGCCCAGGGATGGACAGACTGGAGTCGGCAGGAGATCATTTCAGAGGACAAAATGTTCAGAATGTGACGGGCCTTAAAGTATGATGTAAAGCACAACTGCAGGGTTTCAAGCAGAAAGTGGCGTGGCGTGGCGTGATGCAGGGGTCCCAATGTGACTTTGATGGTTGTGCTGAGATTAGACGGGAGGGATTCACGAGGCAGCAGGGAGATTGTGGGAGAGTTTGTGGAACAACCAGGTAAAATGCGTCATGATGGATTAAGCCAGGCACCTGCTAGCTACGGACATGAGAAACATTATAGATGTTTaattgttaataaatattttacttttcattttttttagagacagggtcttgctctgtcacccaggctggagtgcagtggcacaatcatagttctgttacctcaaactcctagcctcaaacaattctcccaactcggcctcccgagttgctgggacgacacacgtgcgccaccacgcctggctggctggctttttttttttttttttttataaagacgagcctctatgttgcccaggctcatctcaaactcctggcttcaagtgatccttccaccctggcctccctaagtgctggggttacaggcatgaaccaccacacctggcctgtttttactgttttatacattttggataaAATGTTTGAATTTGTTTACTATGACAAAGAGATGTGCTCTCTTCTCCTTAGTGTGGGTTAATTCTATTAGGAAGTTTTTGGAGTCTAATATGGAATGTTTCTTTTGGACTTTGAATTAGCAGAATACATTTTTAGGTAATACTTATGTTAAGCTATCCTtgggaaatggaatagaattgaaatgaTCAGGAGTGGATCCAGGAGGCTAAGACTCACTGACGTAGAGTTTTGACCACGGAGTATTTCTGGGAGGCCTGACAGAGGAGGCCACAGTCCTTAGCCCCTTTCACAGTAATCTGAATATATCAATCAGAGGGAAATTGGGAGTAAGCcaatttaattttgatgttagtaAATAACTTTTTTGTTTAGACTCAATTTGTACTGATTCTATTGGTCACTTTTCAAGGTCATTACAATTCTGGTACCTTTGTGAAACCAGGTATGACTTCAGCATGGTAAAAGACAACAagctaaatttgaatttcagatgtaCAGTGAACCCTTTTTTTTGGTGTTAAGTACATTATGAACTTAAATTTTTTGATTATCTGAAAGTCAAACATAGCTGAGAATCCTGTAtctttgctaaatctggcaacacTAGATAGCGGAGCCAAGGTGTCTAGCAACATGTGAATGGGGGGAAACCTTGCAGCATCCAGGCTCCCCCTTTGATTGAACTTTCATTTTTACACAAATGTTTAAGACTCAAGCCACTGAGGCCTACCATGCTGGGGAGGAGGCgctggtggggagaggggggtaATTCTTACTACATGTATggttctttttcttgtctaacaGTTAAATCTATCTTCCACCTGAAATGTTAAAGATAAAATCCCTTCTTAAACTGTGGCCTGTTGCTGTCACATTCCCATGTATCTGCTCCATAGCTTTCTAAGCCTGAGTTTAGTTCTGGCTTCAGTTCTGGTAAACGCTGGCAGACATGTAGCTTGGTGAACCCTGCTCTTGTGTGTCTGCTGGTGACATAGCTTCAACCTaccaatattttcctttaatttcccTGCCCATTTCCCAAACCTACAGTAGCAATGGAGAGCAATGCAGGGAGTCAGCTTAGTGTcataactgctttttaaaaataattgtgggAGCTTTTTGCAAACAGTTTTTTTACCTTCTAACTTATCTGAAGAAAGATCTGCAAAGAGGTTAGCAAAACAGCACGAAGAACAGTGAGGAGTCCCAACTTTAGACATAAACAGTGGAATAATAGGCATTGAAGGCTTGGAGAAGAGTAGGGGGTGAAAGGGGACTGTGAGGGGTGAGAAATTAATATGAGCACAACCTACGCTATTTAACTTACGGTTACACTAAAGGACGAGACTCCACTATGCGATACATCTATGTCATGACACTGCACTTGTCCTTaaacttataattaaaaagaaatagaacagaaaCATGGGGCTTCGTGAATAAAACATTCCCTAATTGTTATCCTAACCCTTCATTTCTTCAGTGACTTACTTCACTCCCCATTATCCATTCCGTCAATCAAGAATCATCCTTTTTTTCCAACTAGTATTTACTTAACCCTACACTAGGGGCTAGATAACTTTCTGGATACAAGAAATGCAGCATGGACAGAACAGATATGGCTAAAACCCCATTCTTGGTGTAGCATACAGCAATTGTATCACACAGTTACCATAACCTCCAGCAGCATGATGAACCATGACCCAATATAGAAGGAGCTGTTCTCTGACAGGGAAATGCAGCCCTGGTTTCTGCTTTATGATGTGCATGTTGGTCTGCCTGTTCTTCTCTAGCCTCTAGCCTGGAAGCTTCATCCTGACAGTACCCTCAGAAGTGTCACCTCCACTGCAGACCTTTCCCAGCTTGAACGtgttctctttcctccttcctggtCATTGTGTCTTCCCATTGCCCTGGGACGCTCATGGGCCATATCAATGATGAACACGTCATCCTCTGACTTCACCCTCTTGGGGCTTCTGGTAAACAGTGAGGCTACAGGGATTGTATTTACAGTGATCTTTGCTGTTTTCGTGGTGGCTGTAACTGCAAATTTGGTCGTGATATTCTTGATTCAGGTGGACTCTCGCCTCCATACCCCCATGTACTTTCTTCTCAGTCAGCTGTCCATCATGGACACCCTTTTCATCTGTACCACTGTCCCAAAGCTCCTGGTGGACATGGTTTCTAAAGAGAAGACCTTTTCCTTTGTGGCCTGTGGCATCCAGATCTTCCTCTATCTGACCATGATTGGCTCTGAGTTCTTCCTCCTGGGCCTCATGGCCTATGATCGCTACGTGGCTGTCTGTAACCCTCTGAGATATACAGTCCTGATGAACCGCAAGAAATGTCTTTTGCTGGCTGCTGGTGCCTGGTTTGGTGGCTCCGTCGATGGCTTTCTGCTCACTTCGGTCACCATGAATGTCCCTTACTGTGGCTCCCGAAGTATCAACCATTTTTTCTGTGAGATCCCAGCAGTTCTGAAACTGGCCTGTGCGGACACGTCCTTGTATGAAACTCTGATGTACATCTGCTGTGTCCTCATGTTGCTCATCCCCATCTCTATCATCTCCACCTCCTACTCCCTCATCTTGTTAACCATCCACTGCCTGCGCTCTGCTGAAGGTCGCAAAAAGGCCTTCGCCACTTGTTCCTCCCACTTGACTGTAGTTAGCATCTTCTATGGGGCTGCCTTCTACACATACGTGCTGCCCAGGTCATTCCACACCCCCGAGCAGGACAAAGTAGTGTCAGCCTTCTATACCATTGTCACGCCCATGCTTAATCCTCTCATCTACAGCCTCAGAAACAAGGACATCATAGGGGCATTTAAAAAGGTATTTGCATGTTGCTCATCTGCTCAGAAAGTAGCAACAAGTGATGCTTAGTCATTGCCAAGAGAATAAACTTCCTAAGAACTTCCTCCATTTGCCCTGTTTCCCTAGAGATGATTTGCTCAGCTATCAACGTACACTTACTACTGGCAGTTAAGATGATTCACTCTGTCTGGATTCTTGCTCCTCAGGGAAGCAAGGGAAAGATGTTTTATTGTTATGCAGAGACCTTTCAGTGAATTATCAAAAATGGTttattaagttaaataatttatctggtcttgtttattttctctagGGAAGAAAAACTCCAAATATTAGAGTTCACAGCATACTTTCACTCTGAACTAGATCTCCACGATATTTGTTCATGTTTAAACaacacaaaatgaaagaaaaaacctaCAAAAGCTATCAAATGTTTACAGTCAAATTCTGTGATTAGCAGCAATAGAGTAAAAGAATGCCAATATACAAgtggcaaagaaaataaaagcacacaTTTTAGTCGTGTTTTTATTATAGTATTAACCCCCAAGTAACAATAAGCTCTAATATCTCTGAATCTCTGACCCTCTTGAGTGCAGATAGCAGCTGTCAAATACTAGGCCACAATAAATGGTGGTGAATTGAACAGAACTGAgtatgaatgggtgggtggaggtTCAACATGACACAGCTACTCACAGGGAATAGACTCTAACACTTAGCATCAAAGAACACGACTGCCACTTTCCTTGAGAGTGTATTAACAGGATACCAGGTTCATTAACATCCATGGCCAGAAACTTCACTTTTCCAAGTTCTGTGATTCAACAGCAACACTTTAAGGCACTTTGAATTTGGCTGAGTGGGGTGGGAAGTCCTTGGAGTTTCCCATGCGGGTGTTACATGATAACAGACACATTCTTAAAAGCATCACTATGCCTATAGTGTAGGAAAATAGAACAAAGGGCAAACATGGATACAGGAAGACAATTCAGGAGGTTTCAGAGATGAGAAACAAGGATGGCTTGTGTAGGGTGGACACAAAAGGATTTAGCTCATGGATTTGGCGTATGTTAGCAACAGATGTAGAGTGAAGGATAACTTATTGGTTTGGGCCCAAGTgaataaaaaaatggaattttcatTGATATTTGGAAAACTGGCCGGtagcagaagtcaagaattcacttaagataatttGGAAATATCTATTAGGTATTTAAGctaggccgggtgcagcggctcgtacctgtactcccagcactttaggggagACCAAGgaggatggattgcttgagctcaggagtttgagaccagcctgccaacatagcaaaaccccatctctaccaaaaacacaaatattagttgggtgtggtggcacatgcctgtagtcccagctacttgggaggatcactggaggctgagaagttgaggctgcagtgagccatgatggcaccactgtgctccagcctgagtggcagagtgagaccttgtctcaaaataaatacataaatacagaaAGATATTGAAGCTATATGTAAAGTCAATTGTACTTCAGATTAGAGTTCTGAACATAAGGCATACATTTAATAATCTTCAGAGTACAGAGAGTGTTTAAAAACAGggttttttgagagttttcttAAGAGAAAGCTTGAGACTGAGATCTGAGGCAGCTGGCGTCACATGAAAAATTAGAACAGAGATAGGGCTTTATGAGGTAAGAAAAAATCTAAAAGTGTTTAAAGAAAGACAGTATAAGCAACTGCAACAAGTGCAGTCTATGGTTGAAATAAGTGAGATTTGGTTACTCTATTTAGCAACATGAAGGTTACTTGTAACCTTAGTGACCATTTTTAATGGAGATATGCTTAGAGATGATTCAGGGTAAAATAAAGGGAGAGGAAGTGGATAAGGTAAGTTGAGTatgaatttttagatattttttgtaAAGGAAATGGAGTATAACTAGAAAAACATGTGATACCAATGTGTTGGATGTTAATGTTGTTGTCATGTGATATTGAGTATGAATTTCAAAGGAATAATTCAGTACAAAAAGAAAATCGATATATGAGAAATGGAGAAAACTTTCAGAAAGATGGCCTTTGAGAGTGGCCAAAAGCACAGAAACCAGTTTAGAAGTGGAGAGACTGACCTTTTGTAAGAGCATGGCCAATTCATTGACAATAGCAGGAGGTCAGGCAGAGCACATGTGCTATAACTAAGCTCCCTTCAGATGGTTTGTATCTTCTCAGTGCAATTAATGAGTAAAGATCAGGGTGGTCCTGCCAAAAGTTTGAGAGGAGAAGAGAATCATCTTGGAGAACAGGTAAGTTAATAAGCTAGTAGAGATACCTGGATTGTAGGACAACCTTAGGACTCCCCCTCCTTTGCATTGAATTTATGAATTTAGCACAGCACATTTGTCAGACGATTCATGTGTGTTCGGCATGGTGGCCAGAaaatagtaggcactcaatatgtTAACTAGGATTATGttaaaaacaaggacaaaataaCATCAGCAGCTGCTCTTGTTACTACTACAAACTTATTCCTCTGTGAATAAAGTATGTCATATTTATGCTTTTCCAATGCTTATAATTTGCAGCATGTAATAGATGTTCAGTAgctgtttattttaataaatttgtcTCTTTGGGCAATTAAAAGTTGTATAGCCAGAATTCTTCACGGTGTGGAGTTTCTTGTATAACATGGCATGATTTTGTATCATCAGGTGACACTGTCA
This portion of the Pongo abelii isolate AG06213 chromosome 1, NHGRI_mPonAbe1-v2.0_pri, whole genome shotgun sequence genome encodes:
- the LOC100445619 gene encoding olfactory receptor 2T11; amino-acid sequence: MMNTSSSDFTLLGLLVNSEATGIVFTVIFAVFVVAVTANLVVIFLIQVDSRLHTPMYFLLSQLSIMDTLFICTTVPKLLVDMVSKEKTFSFVACGIQIFLYLTMIGSEFFLLGLMAYDRYVAVCNPLRYTVLMNRKKCLLLAAGAWFGGSVDGFLLTSVTMNVPYCGSRSINHFFCEIPAVLKLACADTSLYETLMYICCVLMLLIPISIISTSYSLILLTIHCLRSAEGRKKAFATCSSHLTVVSIFYGAAFYTYVLPRSFHTPEQDKVVSAFYTIVTPMLNPLIYSLRNKDIIGAFKKVFACCSSAQKVATSDA